The Enterococcus rotai genome includes a window with the following:
- a CDS encoding FAD-dependent oxidoreductase: MKVVIIGASFAGVSAALAIRKKHPEAEVFLMDKQQTIGYLPGGINLYFNETIKPIETARFISEQELVDHGLTLLLNAEVVSIDATQHIINYEKEALESFISFDKLILATGSSQWSQNILGSDSDKVLKYKFLPGVLQAIEQLENSRKVALIGGGQIGAEAADTLLKKGKEVHLFERMDYLLFKYFDEEMIQPVQAEMVARGVVFHFDETVEKITDVDEGLLIETKKSQLVCDSAIFAMNVRPDLGYLDEQVRTHTDGTIFVNEYLETSQVDIFAIGDCIQVPYSLSNESFYIPLVNNAVRSGLVVAQNLVEPTMPFVGSIRTIGTKLVDHYVASTGLTEAEGSFYEQPISVAHVQQKSSLFSGGETISGKIIFEKESHKLLGAQLVSKADILEKINTLALGIQAGQTLEEFYQKDFLYHPYYSNVIDITNQLAFEGLWSEADEN, from the coding sequence ATGAAAGTTGTGATCATAGGAGCTTCATTTGCTGGAGTTTCTGCGGCTTTAGCTATCAGAAAAAAACATCCAGAGGCTGAAGTTTTTTTAATGGATAAGCAGCAAACGATCGGTTATTTACCTGGCGGCATCAATCTTTATTTTAATGAGACAATCAAGCCAATTGAAACGGCTCGATTTATTTCAGAACAAGAGTTAGTAGATCATGGATTAACCTTATTGCTAAATGCAGAAGTTGTTAGTATAGACGCAACGCAACATATTATCAACTATGAAAAAGAAGCACTTGAGTCGTTTATCTCATTTGATAAACTTATTTTAGCGACAGGCTCTAGTCAATGGTCGCAAAATATTCTCGGCAGCGACTCAGATAAAGTATTGAAATATAAATTTTTACCTGGCGTGCTACAAGCAATCGAGCAATTGGAAAATAGCCGTAAAGTAGCGTTGATTGGCGGTGGTCAAATCGGAGCTGAAGCAGCTGATACCTTACTGAAAAAAGGCAAAGAAGTCCATCTTTTTGAACGGATGGATTATTTGCTATTTAAATATTTTGATGAAGAAATGATCCAACCGGTTCAAGCTGAAATGGTGGCGCGCGGAGTTGTCTTTCATTTTGATGAGACCGTAGAAAAAATAACTGATGTAGATGAAGGCCTTTTGATCGAAACGAAGAAGTCACAGTTAGTATGTGACAGTGCTATTTTTGCGATGAATGTTCGACCTGATTTAGGTTATTTAGATGAACAGGTTCGGACGCATACAGATGGCACCATTTTTGTGAATGAATACTTAGAAACCTCGCAAGTAGATATTTTTGCTATTGGTGATTGCATTCAAGTGCCGTACAGCTTATCGAATGAATCGTTTTATATTCCCTTAGTAAATAATGCGGTTAGGTCAGGTTTGGTGGTTGCACAAAATTTAGTGGAACCTACAATGCCTTTTGTAGGTTCGATTCGCACGATTGGGACCAAGCTTGTTGATCATTATGTAGCAAGTACAGGATTGACTGAAGCGGAAGGGTCATTTTATGAGCAGCCAATTTCAGTTGCTCATGTTCAACAAAAAAGCTCATTATTTTCCGGTGGTGAAACGATTAGTGGCAAAATTATCTTTGAAAAAGAGAGTCATAAATTATTAGGGGCACAATTGGTTTCAAAAGCGGACATCTTAGAAAAAATCAACACACTTGCACTTGGTATTCAAGCGGGACAAACGCTCGAAGAGTTTTATCAGAAAGATTTTTTGTATCATCCCTATTATTCCAACGTGATCGATATCACGAACCAGCTCGCATTTGAAGGTTTGTGGAGTGAAGCAGATGAAAATTGA
- a CDS encoding IS1182 family transposase, whose product MFKNYTTNQVVLPLDFSFQLEKNDIAFAIDQLVESIPEERFIPFHHQMGPASYHPKMMMKMILCAYTQSVFSGRKIEALTKDSIRMMWLTQSYQPSYRTINRFRVDPLVNALLRECFVQFRSQLVKEQLIDEEAIFIDGTKIEANANKYTFVWRKSIDNFDKNLTEKSNFLYDELLKNQIIPEIERESEKELSVTELGKIEENLAHIVEKFTDKIEQAEDGITRKSIRSKRKVPKKLRKLFKDFKERKLAYQKHRQILGQRNSYSRTDPDATFMRMKDDHMKNGQLKAGYNLQIATNSQYILGYDLFSNPTDTRTLRPFLATLKERFFELPTYIVADAGYGGEENYQAVLEDHERTPLITYAMYHKEQKKKCKQNPFLPANWSYQELDDTFLCPGGRKMTFRNYSIRTDKYGFKRYLKRYECEDCSNCPLRSQCTKAKSNKNREIQKNMNWEYFKAKIQQLLSEEETGKLYRQRKIDVEPAFGHLKACLGFTRFSVRGKQQTHNEIGFALMAVNLRKYRINKLSNKNNSPKKLKNRRLKIIFMIFGLLFYLS is encoded by the coding sequence ATGTTTAAAAATTATACCACAAATCAAGTCGTTCTTCCTCTAGATTTTAGTTTTCAGTTAGAAAAAAATGATATTGCGTTTGCCATTGATCAATTAGTCGAAAGTATTCCAGAGGAACGCTTTATTCCTTTTCACCATCAAATGGGGCCTGCTTCTTATCATCCAAAAATGATGATGAAGATGATTTTATGTGCTTACACGCAATCTGTATTTTCTGGTCGTAAGATTGAAGCGTTAACGAAAGACAGTATTCGCATGATGTGGCTTACTCAAAGTTATCAACCTAGTTATCGAACCATCAATCGTTTTCGAGTGGATCCTTTAGTGAATGCACTCCTTCGGGAGTGCTTCGTCCAGTTCCGTAGCCAATTAGTTAAGGAACAATTAATCGATGAAGAAGCCATTTTTATCGATGGCACAAAGATTGAAGCCAACGCAAATAAATACACCTTTGTTTGGAGAAAATCCATTGATAACTTTGATAAAAATCTTACTGAAAAATCAAATTTTCTTTATGATGAATTGTTAAAAAATCAAATTATTCCTGAAATTGAGCGCGAGTCCGAAAAAGAATTATCTGTCACTGAATTAGGCAAGATTGAAGAAAATCTCGCGCATATTGTAGAAAAGTTTACAGATAAAATCGAACAAGCAGAGGATGGAATTACGCGCAAATCAATTCGTTCTAAACGAAAAGTTCCAAAAAAATTAAGGAAACTTTTCAAGGACTTTAAAGAGCGAAAACTTGCTTATCAAAAACATAGACAGATTTTAGGACAACGAAACAGCTATTCTAGAACAGATCCAGATGCCACTTTTATGCGCATGAAAGACGATCACATGAAAAATGGTCAGTTAAAAGCAGGCTATAATCTTCAAATCGCTACGAATAGTCAGTACATTTTAGGCTATGATCTTTTCTCGAACCCAACAGATACACGGACACTGCGTCCTTTTTTAGCTACTTTAAAGGAGCGTTTCTTTGAGCTACCAACTTATATTGTCGCAGATGCCGGCTACGGGGGAGAAGAAAACTATCAAGCTGTTTTAGAAGACCATGAGCGAACACCACTCATTACTTATGCCATGTACCATAAAGAACAAAAGAAAAAATGTAAACAAAATCCATTTCTTCCCGCAAACTGGTCGTATCAGGAATTAGACGATACGTTTCTTTGCCCTGGCGGACGGAAAATGACTTTTCGAAATTATTCTATTCGTACAGATAAGTATGGGTTTAAACGGTATTTAAAACGATATGAATGTGAAGACTGCTCGAATTGTCCTCTTCGAAGCCAATGTACAAAAGCGAAGAGCAACAAGAATCGTGAGATTCAAAAGAATATGAATTGGGAATATTTTAAAGCGAAGATTCAACAGCTGCTTTCAGAAGAAGAAACAGGTAAACTCTATCGTCAACGAAAAATTGACGTCGAACCTGCTTTCGGACATTTGAAGGCTTGTTTAGGCTTCACTCGGTTCTCTGTTCGAGGAAAACAGCAGACACACAATGAAATTGGATTTGCGTTAATGGCAGTAAATTTGAGAAAATATAGGATAAATAAGCTATCAAACAAGAATAATTCTCCCAAGAAACTAAAAAACAGAAGACTAAAAATCATTTTTATGATTTTCGGTCTTCTGTTTTATTTGTCTTAA
- a CDS encoding LCP family protein — protein sequence MKKSVKITIITLLSILLVVVSAGCYAAISFQTAKEKSEAKVSSKNQNFTGDEQTSDKELTVMVVGNDSRDDDEDQGRSDTLMVAHYDGKTKQPKLISIMRDSYVTFPDGGQDKINAAYAYGGAQMTKDVLKTNFDLPINYYVVIDFKEFSDIIDELYPKGVTIDSEKDINLDGVDILKGKQTLHGNSLLQYARFRMDEEGDFGRIRRQQQVMDALVEQSKDLIPIWELPQVAGKMVGKIDTNVPTSLLIDLAKDFLTGNVKPLKSLSVPVEGSWNFNDYTESGSVIEIDEQKNADAIKDFMKDN from the coding sequence ATGAAAAAATCTGTAAAAATAACGATCATTACCTTACTCTCCATTTTGCTTGTAGTGGTGAGTGCAGGCTGTTATGCAGCAATATCGTTTCAAACAGCAAAAGAAAAAAGTGAAGCAAAAGTTTCCAGTAAAAACCAAAATTTTACTGGTGATGAACAAACAAGTGATAAAGAATTGACTGTAATGGTTGTTGGGAATGATTCTAGAGATGACGATGAAGACCAGGGGCGTTCAGATACATTGATGGTGGCCCATTATGATGGTAAAACGAAACAACCAAAACTAATCTCGATCATGCGAGACAGCTACGTAACATTTCCTGATGGGGGACAAGATAAAATCAATGCGGCTTACGCGTATGGCGGAGCGCAAATGACCAAAGATGTCTTAAAAACAAATTTTGATTTGCCAATCAACTATTATGTAGTGATTGACTTTAAAGAATTCAGCGATATTATTGATGAACTTTATCCAAAAGGCGTTACAATCGATTCGGAAAAAGACATTAACCTAGATGGTGTGGATATCCTTAAAGGAAAACAAACACTGCATGGAAATAGTTTACTCCAATATGCTCGCTTTAGAATGGATGAAGAAGGCGATTTTGGTCGAATCAGACGTCAACAACAAGTGATGGACGCGTTGGTGGAACAGTCGAAAGATTTGATCCCAATTTGGGAATTACCTCAAGTTGCTGGGAAAATGGTCGGAAAAATCGATACCAATGTGCCGACAAGTTTATTGATCGATTTAGCAAAAGATTTTCTAACTGGCAACGTAAAACCGTTAAAATCATTATCTGTTCCAGTAGAAGGATCATGGAATTTCAATGATTATACAGAATCCGGTAGTGTGATTGAAATCGATGAGCAAAAGAATGCGGATGCTATTAAGGATTTTATGAAAGATAATTAG
- a CDS encoding DUF4303 domain-containing protein has product MENFLEKQQEFFFSFLTDSIDNYLLDHSDETFYAFALDCNIYEEGEINLCINTVELWQETTEYYTEKGYNQEQLEAMKYSTGDWDENQRFASLHLFDDWVEDEEDIQTVLDWLCEQMLLLVESQTFRHIPKTEDFKLLVYDHDESVAASQERFEKLTMSDYFQID; this is encoded by the coding sequence ATGGAAAACTTTTTAGAAAAACAACAAGAATTCTTTTTTAGCTTTTTAACAGATAGTATTGATAATTATTTATTGGATCATTCTGATGAAACATTTTATGCCTTTGCCTTAGACTGTAATATCTACGAAGAAGGGGAAATAAACCTTTGCATCAACACTGTTGAACTTTGGCAAGAAACAACTGAATACTATACAGAAAAAGGGTACAACCAAGAACAACTTGAAGCGATGAAATACTCTACTGGAGACTGGGACGAAAATCAACGCTTTGCCTCTCTTCATTTATTTGATGATTGGGTCGAAGACGAAGAGGATATCCAAACTGTACTTGATTGGCTTTGCGAACAAATGCTTTTGCTAGTAGAATCGCAAACGTTCAGACATATTCCTAAAACTGAAGACTTTAAATTATTGGTTTATGATCATGATGAATCTGTTGCTGCATCACAAGAACGGTTTGAAAAATTGACGATGTCTGATTATTTTCAAATAGATTAA
- a CDS encoding DUF4809 family protein, whose amino-acid sequence MMKKATITKTVDLLDGGCNVCGIIENENYILTIDEQTIPLEELTVNALITAIVLKNGYKREYETDVIDDYILYIKEGHQVRLKEEYNFLIYSSDTAKVETQDQIVDEKQLVEKVNEILETLFKLEELEFCF is encoded by the coding sequence ATGATGAAGAAAGCAACAATTACTAAAACCGTTGATTTGTTGGATGGAGGCTGTAATGTTTGTGGCATTATTGAAAATGAAAATTATATTTTGACGATTGATGAGCAGACAATTCCTTTAGAAGAGCTGACAGTCAACGCATTGATCACAGCGATTGTTTTGAAAAATGGATATAAGCGGGAATATGAGACGGATGTTATTGATGATTATATTTTGTATATAAAAGAAGGACATCAAGTTAGACTTAAGGAAGAGTATAATTTCCTGATTTATTCAAGTGATACAGCAAAAGTAGAAACGCAAGATCAAATAGTGGATGAAAAACAATTAGTTGAAAAAGTGAATGAAATCTTAGAAACGTTATTCAAGCTAGAAGAATTAGAGTTTTGTTTTTAA